One segment of Hippopotamus amphibius kiboko isolate mHipAmp2 chromosome 2, mHipAmp2.hap2, whole genome shotgun sequence DNA contains the following:
- the AQP3 gene encoding aquaporin-3 has protein sequence MGRQKELVSRCGEMLHIRYRLLRQALAECLGTLILVMFGCGSVAQVVLSRGTHGGFLTINLAFGFAVTLGILIAGQVSGAHLNPAVTFALCFLAREPWIKLPIYTIAQTLGAFLGAGIIFGLYYDAIWAFANNQLVVSGPNGTAGIFATYPSGHLDMVNGFFDQFIGTASLIVCVLAIVDPYNNPVPRGLEAFTVGLVVLVIGTSMGFNSGYAVNPARDFGPRLFTAIAGWGSEVFTTGRHWWWVPIVSPLLGSIAGVLVYQLMIGCHVEPLPPSTDEENVKLSHMKHKQQM, from the exons ATGGGTCGACAGAAGGAGCTGGTGTCCCGCTGCGGGGAGATGCTCCACATCCGCTACCGGCTGCTTCGCCAGGCGCTGGCCGAGTGCCTGGGGACCCTCATCCTCGTG ATGTTTGGCTGTGGCTCTGTGGCCCAGGTTGTGCTCAGCCGGGGCACCCACGGTGGTTTCCTCACCATCAACCTGGCCTTTGGCTTTGCCGTCACCCTAGGCATCCTTATTGCTGGCCAGGTCTCTG gggCCCACCTGAACCCTGCCGTGACCTTTGCTCTGTGCTTCCTGGCGCGTGAGCCCTGGATCAAGCTGCCCATCTACACCATAGCTCAGACTCTGGGAGCCTTCCTGGGTGCCGGGATCATCTTTGGGCTGTATTATG ATGCAATCTGGGCCTTTGCCAACAATCAGCTTGTAGTTTCGGGCCCCAACGGCACAGCTGGCATCTTTGCCACCTACCCCTCTGGACATTTGGACATGGTCAATGGCTTCTTCGACCAG TTCATTGGCACAGCCTCCCTCATCGTGTGTGTGCTGGCCATTGTGGACCCCTACAACAACCCTGTTCCCCGTGGCCTGGAAGCCTTCACCGTGGGCCTGGTGGTCCTGGTCATCGGCACCTCCATGGGCTTCAACTCTGGCTACGCTGTCAACCCCGCCCGCGACTTCGGCCCTCGCCTTTTCACCGCCATTGCTGGCTGGGGCTCCGAAGTCTTCAC GACCGGCCGCCACTGGTGGTGGGTGCCCATCGTCTCTCCACTGCTGGGCTCCATCGCGGGTGTCCTCGTGTACCAGCTCATGATCGGCTGCCACGTGGAGCCGCTCCCGCCCTCCACCGACGAGGAGAACGTGAAGCTGTCCCACATGAAGCACAAGCAGCAGATGTGA